The following coding sequences lie in one Candidatus Nitrospira allomarina genomic window:
- a CDS encoding methylated-DNA--[protein]-cysteine S-methyltransferase, with amino-acid sequence MKPPVPKKASKDSGVFYWINPSPVGRLLLVGNSDGLQGLQFQDGAHPLDIQPTWKQSREPFHEVIEQLDEYFDGSRTRFQVALNLQGTPFQRHVWKALQRIPYGRTVSYGEIAQQVGNPKASRAVGAANGQNPVSIIVPCHRVIGSNGKLVGYGGGLPIKTALLALEQSRH; translated from the coding sequence ATGAAGCCACCAGTGCCAAAAAAAGCCTCCAAGGATTCCGGGGTTTTTTACTGGATTAATCCAAGTCCGGTTGGCCGCCTTCTCTTGGTGGGAAACTCAGATGGGTTGCAGGGCCTGCAGTTTCAAGATGGAGCCCACCCTCTGGACATCCAGCCGACATGGAAACAGTCACGTGAGCCGTTTCACGAGGTGATTGAGCAACTGGATGAATACTTTGATGGCTCCCGGACACGGTTTCAGGTCGCATTGAACCTTCAAGGGACCCCCTTTCAACGTCATGTCTGGAAGGCTCTTCAACGTATTCCCTATGGCCGAACGGTTTCGTATGGGGAAATTGCTCAACAGGTTGGCAACCCGAAGGCCTCACGAGCCGTGGGAGCCGCTAATGGCCAAAACCCTGTCTCTATTATCGTGCCGTGCCATCGGGTGATCGGATCCAATGGAAAACTGGTTGGCTACGGAGGTGGACTACCCATCAAAACCGCCCTATTAGCATTGGAACAGTCGAGGCATTAA
- a CDS encoding helix-turn-helix domain-containing protein — MSIQQHLSQWCQTRGLSLADLSQQTGVALAKLQDFQKGNWDPPLSTMSLIAESLNVPESWLHHDPRTLLRLWNESDEDNPELPSTSSPDPLFQRIIQTSRDYQDLFVLLTSLLHHGDPKLIRAAQVNLQSLFKQVRPTTVPWGSRPPGHFEPPND, encoded by the coding sequence ATGTCCATTCAGCAACATTTAAGTCAGTGGTGTCAAACCAGAGGACTCTCTCTGGCCGACCTTAGTCAACAAACGGGCGTGGCCCTGGCGAAACTTCAGGATTTCCAAAAGGGCAACTGGGACCCTCCGTTGTCCACGATGTCGTTAATTGCCGAATCTTTGAATGTGCCTGAATCCTGGCTCCATCATGATCCCCGAACCCTTCTACGATTGTGGAATGAATCTGACGAGGACAATCCGGAACTTCCGAGCACCTCTTCTCCCGATCCCCTATTTCAACGAATTATCCAAACCAGCCGTGATTACCAAGATCTCTTCGTCTTGCTCACCAGCCTGCTGCACCACGGTGATCCAAAATTAATTCGCGCCGCTCAGGTTAACCTCCAAAGCCTTTTCAAGCAGGTGCGCCCCACCACTGTCCCCTGGGGGTCGAGACCTCCAGGACACTTCGAACCTCCCAACGATTAA
- a CDS encoding response regulator, whose amino-acid sequence MNRILVIDNDIQVRESVSLSLETAGYMVMAAKSCQEGLQNHENFQASLIIMDVLAMEEREAEFTPPVNKQSSSIPMITLTGNIPRSGGPMKGPHQIFQPICTLQKPFTVDELLQTVQRALVGYASSSPVPVPFS is encoded by the coding sequence ATGAATAGGATTTTGGTGATAGACAATGATATCCAGGTGAGGGAGTCCGTTTCTCTTTCTTTGGAAACAGCCGGGTATATGGTTATGGCCGCAAAGTCCTGCCAGGAGGGGCTTCAAAATCATGAAAATTTCCAAGCGTCCTTGATTATTATGGATGTGTTGGCGATGGAAGAGAGAGAAGCCGAATTCACTCCACCCGTTAATAAACAATCTTCTAGCATTCCGATGATCACTCTGACGGGAAATATTCCTAGATCTGGTGGACCGATGAAGGGCCCTCATCAAATATTCCAGCCGATCTGCACCCTGCAAAAACCCTTTACTGTTGATGAGCTTCTCCAAACCGTGCAAAGGGCTCTGGTAGGTTACGCTAGTTCTTCTCCCGTTCCTGTCCCATTTTCATAA
- a CDS encoding BREX system ATP-binding domain-containing protein — MSKLIEALNRLQSVRTEEGLPSSLSLLSDSCPEKPESVQQHRSDMKPSPKHNIHSEEEPRFNLALSEWLGILHHEYLGSFVREGGGAVKFAVFTGEDGLKTCQQELEGLAKREGYILAKVDARFTKAHMIERLFQKIAKQIDWDELAYRFLQRLLEEHGHQIPSDRQEFSLRQVAMVNERKEPMLRRDIQTWMEKAIEGDSGLCREFRMAMIRLCMAQLDAGDADRVLASAVKEWLCGDLRLVGGVKKALIYQKISRHNARYMLSSLTRWLRLTGQGGLILSLDISRYLMKKDGLPNDGSLSFSPSATIDLYELLRQFIDSADEMEGLLMVVMAPQEFLTDSRRGVDRYEALKLRVWDDVRPKHRQNPLASLVRIQDHQQQVSEEEHTASTATPRRMVPDGEARRVIEGLRAGVPNRHVVTTLGCLQPEVEGRFRRLLEATQQNITTGPCPRGMVIEGAFGSGKSHILEYLQNLALDANFICSRIVISKETPLYHPVRLYYSAIEAAVIPDKRGEVFSEIAGQCDVWAPRYKDLVTWVNNPESQIDARFAATLMLYERLSSDMELGHRMTRFWTGDPIGVGDLKKYLQEAGFGERYAFGKISAAELALQRFQFAARLMQAAGYAGWILLIDEAELIGRYSVNQRAKSYAEVARLMNLDGGPTLPGLGAVLALTNDFREEVLEKKGDKVKLLEKLRTKQSEAERILADKAEKGMGLLETQRIPLGQPPNDIIQESYQTIRSLHLKGHGWHMWENAANDPAQIIPGTSMRKYVKSWVTHWDSLRFYPGEACEIEASTWKPSCVDQEEVQEANAKGDNQEKSHGGRFAVETDSTMAGKSENQEFVAPGTPHTSGSFTNGPKTTC; from the coding sequence ATGAGCAAATTAATTGAGGCCTTAAATCGCTTACAATCCGTGAGAACAGAAGAAGGTCTTCCCTCCTCCCTTTCTTTGCTCTCGGACTCCTGTCCAGAGAAGCCGGAATCTGTGCAACAACATCGGTCGGATATGAAACCATCGCCCAAGCACAATATTCACTCCGAGGAGGAGCCCCGATTTAACCTGGCTCTAAGCGAATGGCTGGGAATTCTTCACCATGAATATCTTGGGAGTTTTGTTCGTGAGGGGGGTGGAGCAGTCAAATTTGCCGTGTTCACGGGTGAAGACGGATTAAAAACCTGCCAACAAGAATTAGAGGGACTGGCCAAACGTGAAGGATATATCTTGGCAAAAGTCGACGCGCGATTCACAAAAGCCCACATGATCGAGCGACTGTTTCAGAAAATTGCCAAACAAATAGATTGGGATGAACTCGCTTATCGGTTTCTCCAAAGGTTACTCGAAGAGCATGGGCACCAAATTCCTTCAGACCGACAGGAATTCTCGTTGCGGCAGGTTGCAATGGTGAATGAACGGAAGGAGCCGATGCTCCGCCGGGATATTCAAACATGGATGGAAAAAGCGATTGAAGGCGATTCGGGCCTGTGCCGTGAATTTCGCATGGCGATGATCCGGCTGTGTATGGCTCAGTTGGATGCGGGCGATGCCGATCGTGTCTTGGCCTCAGCGGTGAAAGAATGGTTGTGTGGAGACCTTCGACTGGTGGGTGGAGTTAAAAAGGCCCTGATCTATCAAAAAATTTCGCGTCATAATGCACGGTACATGCTGTCTTCTTTAACGCGCTGGCTTCGTTTAACGGGACAGGGAGGCCTCATTCTTTCGCTCGATATCTCTCGGTATCTTATGAAAAAGGATGGCTTGCCCAATGACGGCTCTCTGTCATTTTCGCCTTCAGCCACCATAGATTTGTATGAATTGCTTCGTCAATTTATTGATTCGGCTGATGAAATGGAAGGCTTGCTGATGGTGGTCATGGCTCCACAGGAGTTCCTGACCGACTCCCGCCGTGGTGTGGATCGGTACGAGGCTTTAAAATTGCGAGTGTGGGATGATGTTCGTCCGAAACACCGTCAGAATCCATTGGCCTCGTTGGTCCGAATTCAGGATCATCAGCAGCAGGTTTCTGAAGAAGAGCATACTGCTTCCACCGCCACGCCGAGGAGAATGGTGCCTGATGGAGAAGCCCGTCGTGTTATTGAAGGTCTTCGGGCGGGGGTTCCGAACCGGCATGTGGTAACGACGCTTGGATGTCTTCAGCCCGAGGTGGAGGGACGTTTTCGGCGGTTATTAGAAGCCACACAGCAAAATATTACTACGGGTCCGTGCCCACGTGGTATGGTGATCGAGGGCGCGTTTGGCAGTGGAAAATCGCATATCCTGGAGTATCTTCAAAACCTGGCGCTGGATGCCAATTTCATCTGCAGTAGGATTGTGATCAGTAAGGAAACGCCTCTGTATCATCCTGTCCGTTTGTATTATTCTGCGATCGAAGCTGCAGTGATTCCTGACAAACGAGGGGAAGTGTTTTCGGAAATTGCGGGTCAATGTGATGTCTGGGCACCGCGCTATAAGGATCTTGTGACGTGGGTGAATAATCCGGAAAGTCAGATTGATGCCAGGTTTGCCGCTACGTTGATGCTGTATGAACGATTGAGCTCCGATATGGAATTGGGCCACCGGATGACTCGATTTTGGACGGGAGACCCCATCGGAGTCGGGGATTTAAAAAAGTACCTGCAAGAAGCCGGATTTGGAGAGCGGTATGCGTTTGGAAAAATATCGGCTGCAGAATTGGCGCTTCAGCGCTTTCAGTTTGCTGCTCGTCTGATGCAAGCCGCGGGATATGCCGGGTGGATTTTGCTGATCGATGAAGCCGAACTGATTGGCCGGTATTCGGTGAACCAGCGTGCGAAATCTTATGCCGAAGTGGCACGCCTCATGAATTTAGATGGCGGTCCTACTCTGCCAGGATTGGGTGCTGTGCTGGCCTTAACCAATGATTTTCGGGAAGAAGTCTTAGAGAAAAAAGGTGACAAGGTCAAACTGTTGGAGAAACTTCGAACGAAGCAGTCGGAAGCCGAACGAATACTCGCCGACAAAGCGGAGAAAGGTATGGGCTTATTGGAGACCCAACGTATTCCCCTAGGACAGCCACCGAACGATATTATTCAGGAATCCTATCAAACGATTCGATCGCTTCATCTGAAGGGGCATGGGTGGCATATGTGGGAAAATGCGGCAAATGATCCGGCCCAAATTATTCCAGGAACCAGTATGCGGAAATATGTGAAAAGTTGGGTGACACATTGGGATTCACTTCGTTTCTATCCCGGGGAAGCGTGTGAAATAGAAGCTTCGACATGGAAGCCGTCTTGTGTGGACCAGGAAGAGGTGCAGGAAGCCAACGCGAAAGGGGATAACCAGGAGAAAAGCCATGGGGGGCGTTTTGCGGTGGAAACCGATTCGACCATGGCGGGAAAATCTGAAAACCAGGAATTTGTTGCCCCCGGGACTCCACACACCTCTGGCTCCTTCACGAATGGCCCTAAAACGACTTGCTAA
- a CDS encoding pseudouridine synthase encodes MPDFKGLGAGAGPSPLAQTSVILFHKPKGYLVTRKDERERKTVYHILPPFLLQEGWVPIGRLDKDSRGLLLFTQDGTIVDRLTAPGGCEKTYDVEIRGRISDDDLSLVLQGVSTSIGILKVHRVTKKREVGPKTQLEVVLREGKNRHLRRIFHALKDPKFQTPLKVLDLKRVQIGPLPLDIPVGTWRFSTPDEETQLLAICKISIPRG; translated from the coding sequence ATGCCTGACTTCAAGGGATTAGGCGCTGGAGCTGGACCTTCTCCTCTGGCGCAAACCAGCGTCATCCTGTTTCATAAGCCCAAAGGGTATCTGGTGACTCGAAAGGATGAGAGGGAGAGAAAAACAGTCTATCATATCCTACCGCCTTTCCTATTGCAGGAAGGCTGGGTACCAATCGGCCGATTGGACAAAGACTCCCGTGGCCTCCTCCTCTTCACTCAAGATGGAACAATAGTTGACCGACTCACCGCGCCAGGCGGATGCGAAAAAACCTATGATGTTGAGATCCGGGGAAGAATTTCAGACGATGACTTATCCCTTGTATTACAGGGAGTTTCCACTTCCATCGGAATATTAAAAGTACACAGGGTTACAAAAAAAAGAGAAGTCGGACCCAAAACACAGCTTGAGGTCGTCTTACGGGAGGGGAAAAACCGGCATCTCCGTCGAATCTTTCATGCCCTGAAAGATCCAAAATTTCAAACGCCGCTCAAAGTTCTCGATCTCAAACGCGTACAAATCGGCCCTTTGCCCTTGGATATCCCGGTAGGAACATGGAGATTTTCAACACCCGACGAGGAGACGCAATTGTTGGCTATTTGCAAAATATCAATACCTCGGGGTTGA
- a CDS encoding glutamine--tRNA ligase/YqeY domain fusion protein has product MSSPDQHVPIDFIRAKVIADLENQPIGKRVHTRFPPEPNGHLHIGHAKSICLNFGIAGEFGGLCNLRFDDTNPTKENMEYVSSIQEDVRWLGFDWDDRLFFASDYFEQLYQFAVRLIQSGHAYVDSLTAEEIRVFRGTLTEPGKDSPYRNRTIEENLALFARMRSGEFEDGAHVLRAKIDMASPNINLRDPALYRIRHATHYRTGDDWCLYPTYDFAHPLSDSLEGITHSLCTLEFEDHRPLYDWLLRVCEVSCYPQQIEFARLNLGHTMMSKRKLHQLVEEKHVDGWGDPRLPTLKGLRRRGYTPEAIRNFCERVGVAKRDSVIEMALLEHAIREDLNRSAPRVMAVLHPLKVIIENYPVGQVEILQAINNPEDPTQGKREIPFSRELYIEQDDFREDPPKKFFRLSPGQEVRLRYAYIIRCVGVEKDPETGEVAALRCTFDPETKSGGSQSSRKVKGTLHWVSAQHALPAEVRLYEALLTQPNPGSGGDTQDLHHLLNPHSLTVLSDCQVEPGLRGASSGSRFQFERQGYFCLDPDSTQDHLVFNRTVPLRDTWAKIDKK; this is encoded by the coding sequence ATGTCATCACCAGACCAACATGTTCCCATCGACTTTATCAGAGCCAAAGTTATTGCAGATCTGGAAAACCAGCCTATTGGCAAACGAGTGCATACCCGTTTTCCCCCTGAACCTAATGGGCATTTACATATTGGTCATGCGAAATCCATCTGTTTGAATTTTGGCATTGCCGGAGAATTCGGTGGGCTGTGTAATCTTCGTTTCGATGATACGAATCCGACCAAGGAGAACATGGAATATGTCTCTTCCATTCAGGAAGATGTCCGGTGGTTGGGTTTTGATTGGGATGATCGCCTCTTTTTTGCCTCAGACTATTTTGAGCAGTTGTATCAATTTGCGGTGCGACTGATTCAATCCGGCCATGCCTATGTCGATAGTTTAACGGCCGAGGAGATCCGGGTGTTTCGAGGGACGCTGACTGAGCCAGGGAAGGATAGCCCGTACCGGAATCGTACTATTGAAGAAAATTTGGCCTTATTTGCCCGGATGCGGTCCGGAGAATTTGAGGACGGGGCCCATGTGTTGCGTGCCAAAATTGACATGGCCTCGCCTAATATTAATCTGAGAGATCCTGCCTTGTATCGTATCCGACATGCCACGCACTATCGGACCGGTGATGACTGGTGCCTCTATCCGACCTATGACTTTGCGCATCCTCTTTCCGACTCGTTGGAGGGCATTACGCATTCGTTGTGTACGCTGGAGTTTGAGGATCACCGTCCCTTATATGATTGGTTGCTCCGGGTGTGTGAAGTCTCGTGTTATCCCCAGCAAATTGAATTCGCCCGTTTGAATCTCGGGCATACCATGATGAGTAAACGCAAGCTTCACCAGTTGGTGGAAGAGAAACATGTGGACGGGTGGGGGGATCCCCGGTTGCCCACCTTGAAAGGGCTTCGGCGTCGGGGTTACACGCCTGAAGCGATTCGAAATTTTTGTGAGCGGGTGGGGGTGGCGAAACGTGACAGTGTGATTGAAATGGCCTTGTTGGAGCATGCTATTCGAGAAGATCTGAACCGGTCGGCGCCGCGGGTGATGGCGGTATTGCATCCTCTGAAGGTCATTATTGAAAATTATCCGGTTGGGCAGGTTGAGATCTTACAGGCGATCAATAATCCTGAGGATCCCACCCAGGGCAAACGGGAAATCCCTTTCTCCCGTGAGCTGTATATTGAACAGGATGATTTTCGGGAAGATCCACCTAAAAAGTTTTTTCGGTTATCTCCAGGGCAGGAAGTACGTCTTCGCTATGCCTATATCATTCGCTGTGTCGGTGTTGAAAAGGATCCCGAAACCGGAGAAGTGGCGGCTCTACGATGTACCTTCGATCCTGAGACGAAAAGTGGCGGAAGTCAATCAAGTCGAAAGGTAAAAGGGACTCTCCACTGGGTCTCTGCTCAGCATGCCCTTCCTGCCGAAGTAAGATTGTATGAGGCCTTGTTGACTCAACCGAATCCCGGTTCGGGGGGTGACACTCAGGACCTGCACCATCTGCTCAATCCACATTCCTTAACCGTGTTATCTGATTGCCAGGTCGAACCCGGTCTCAGAGGGGCGTCATCAGGTAGTCGGTTTCAGTTTGAGCGGCAGGGATATTTTTGTCTTGATCCGGATTCTACTCAGGACCATTTGGTCTTTAACCGGACGGTACCTCTTCGAGATACTTGGGCGAAAATTGATAAGAAATGA
- a CDS encoding outer membrane beta-barrel protein, with protein sequence MMIDKWIKTILAVLALLFVLSVGNPFARADDKWAFGTDIGFLSDTTDDTVFTLSFQGDYFLNSQVSVGPQLLFSPGGDLTQVTFAGIGRYHIPVGAVTIIPFGGIGFVYADLEHGRRDDSDVSYSFPFGATAAFKINRTVDLSSTLIFTFQDIDLNNRKSSDNFNIGMLFGFRFQP encoded by the coding sequence ATGATGATCGATAAGTGGATAAAAACGATCTTGGCCGTCTTAGCCCTCCTTTTTGTGCTCTCAGTGGGCAATCCTTTCGCACGGGCAGACGACAAGTGGGCGTTTGGAACGGATATCGGTTTTTTGTCAGATACCACCGACGACACCGTGTTCACACTCAGTTTCCAGGGAGACTATTTTCTCAACTCACAGGTCTCTGTTGGCCCGCAACTCTTGTTTTCTCCCGGTGGCGACCTCACCCAAGTCACCTTCGCCGGAATCGGTCGGTATCACATTCCCGTCGGTGCTGTCACCATCATTCCTTTTGGCGGAATCGGCTTTGTCTATGCAGATTTGGAACACGGCCGTCGTGATGACAGCGATGTCAGTTATAGCTTTCCTTTTGGGGCTACCGCAGCCTTCAAGATCAATCGGACCGTTGATCTGTCAAGTACACTCATATTTACTTTCCAAGATATTGATCTGAATAATCGGAAAAGTAGCGACAATTTCAACATCGGTATGTTATTCGGCTTTCGGTTCCAACCCTAA